The Clupea harengus unplaced genomic scaffold, Ch_v2.0.2, whole genome shotgun sequence DNA window TGAATGGTTCTTTTATTTATCAGTTATTGTGTCTTTATTCACTCTCAGTGGAATTAAGCAATTTATAAGCTGTATATACTATAAGCGGTACTCTTTAACAATCTGATTTTGTCTTTTCATTAGCACAATGGCAGCTGCATCCCCACAACCAATGATTCTTCGTGTTGTTGAGCCAGACCAGGCTAGAAAATTAAAACTCAGCTCACGACCAACCTCTGTTGATGCACTGATCAACATTATAAAAGAACAGCTGGAAATCAACCTTGACTTCGATTTGCTTTACGAAGATCCAGACTTTGAAGGGAAACTTACTTCCCTTACAGACATTGAGGAATTGCCACAAAAAGCTGTTGTGCACATCTCACTTTCACAAGACTCCAGCTCTATTGCATCTACTGTTCTACTTTCAGATGTGTCATCTCCAGAGCGTCTCAGCAGGTGGCCTCCAGGTCCTTTCCCTGTTCccacatttgcatttgatgtTGAACTAAAACTTAGAGATGGAAATGCGGAATATAAGAAGAACAACACGCACCTTAAGTTGACAAGAGACCTAAAGCACGACATTTTAGAAAAGCTTGCATCTACTATATATGGTTTTAAGGCTTACCCAAGTGATAAAGAGATTGCAAAGGCTGCTGAGGCTCTTGTAGCCAAACATCCCTGCTTGAAGGAAGCAGGATCTGAGACTGGCTGGAATGGATGGAAAAACTCCATCAAGTTTAAGATGGGCAATTTCAGGAACAAGATGAGACGGGCTGGATGTCAGGAGGTCACTGTTAATGCTGGAAAAAGAAGTAGAAGTTATCCTGAAAATGAATCTTCACATTCCAACATTAAAAGACCCAAGCGAGCAGAAGTCAACTTCCTACCAAACTTTCCCCAAGGAAAGGATCCTTCAAGCCTTGAGCAGTTGAGGCAGACAATTGTTGAAGAAGTCAAGAAGACTGAGAAGAACCTGCCCCTCATTAGAAAGATGATGGAGACCACATTTCCCCTACGCCGACAGACCATAGTGATGTCCTGCCCACCAGTGAACGAGCTCATGGACCTCTGGCCTGCTCTCAAAATAGAGTCTGAGGTAATATGGATCAGCGCTCtcttttgagaaaataattgtgATTCTTACTTATTTGGCTGCTATTTTCTGCTTTATAAAGGTGTGCTAGattcttcaaattgaactgtttttTAAAGTGTTGTTGCTGTATTCTCCTGCTACATTTTAATGTAGTTGTATGCAGAGTTCCAGCGGATTACGAATCAGAACCTGCCCAACACATTCTATGCTGAGCTTGACCGCCATCTTCCTCGACTGATGACCTTATTCAGACAGAAGGCATCAAAAACTGGAAAGACAGCAGATGCTCTGGCTGAAATTTTAAAAATCCACGATGAACTGGTAAATAGATTATTACACACTTCATAGGTTGAACCGGTGGAACTTTGAACATGTTCAATGACTCAAATGAGCTTTGTGAATTTTGCAATTAGTCCACTTTGTGTTTGCCATTTGTCTGATTACATTAAAGATGTGAACAGGTTATTTGTGAACATATGTTCTAATTGGACTGTTTAAAAATCAGCTTTGTTCAGTAAACTCTTCAGTATGTACAATTCTGTTTTTATCTTAATAGGAAATCCATGACATCCACACCAAGCGCATTACTGTTCTCCACGCCCTTCCAGTGTATCTGCACGAGGACGTTTCTGGATTTTTCAGAACCTGCACAGTGAGTCTCCTTAAGTCACTAACGGATTCTACTGTGTATAATGTAAACTGTCCATCAAAATACTAATATCTTTTAGGACTTACCTTTGTTTAGTCTACCCATACAGTTTCCATGTATTGGCAAGTGATAAGATGTTAAGTAAAACATTTTCCTGTAAATGTCCTTTAGCTTggtttcagtctctctcacaccactTAGGTTCTCTGGTAATTTGGCTGATTCGTGT harbors:
- the LOC116221079 gene encoding sterile alpha motif domain-containing protein 3-like, with translation MAAASPQPMILRVVEPDQARKLKLSSRPTSVDALINIIKEQLEINLDFDLLYEDPDFEGKLTSLTDIEELPQKAVVHISLSQDSSSIASTVLLSDVSSPERLSRWPPGPFPVPTFAFDVELKLRDGNAEYKKNNTHLKLTRDLKHDILEKLASTIYGFKAYPSDKEIAKAAEALVAKHPCLKEAGSETGWNGWKNSIKFKMGNFRNKMRRAGCQEVTVNAGKRSRSYPENESSHSNIKRPKRAEVNFLPNFPQGKDPSSLEQLRQTIVEEVKKTEKNLPLIRKMMETTFPLRRQTIVMSCPPVNELMDLWPALKIESELYAEFQRITNQNLPNTFYAELDRHLPRLMTLFRQKASKTGKTADALAEILKIHDELEIHDIHTKRITVLHALPVYLHEDVSGFFRTCTDESDELELDGVAVALLTVISDNDTRPVHHHPVRISVIIESDAVVSLPRLSDAFLVIFGLIYALHLSYPKALTNTFEFTEKILLGLESGKLSPRLQTLKNDLLM